In Ascaphus truei isolate aAscTru1 chromosome 5, aAscTru1.hap1, whole genome shotgun sequence, one genomic interval encodes:
- the NFYB gene encoding nuclear transcription factor Y subunit beta isoform X1 — protein MDGDSSTTDASQLGISGDYIGGSHYVIQPHDGDTEDSLNDPDDTNGSKESFREQDIYLPIANVARIMKNAIPQTGKIAKDAKECVQECVSEFISFITSEASERCHQEKRKTINGEDILFAMSTLGFDSYVEPLKLYLQKFREEAMKGEKGIGGTVTTDCLGEELTEETFSFEANQLPAGLITTDGQQQNVMVYTTSYQQISGVQQIQFS, from the exons ATGGATGGTGATAGTTCTACAACAGATGCCTCTCAGTTAGGAATTTCTGGAGACTACATTGGTGGAAGCCATTATGTAATACAACCACATGATG GGGACACAGAAGACAGCTTAAATGACCCAGATGACACAAACGGATCTAAAGAAAGTTTCAGAGAACAAGACATTTATCTTCCAATCGCCAATGTGGCAAGGATAATGAAAAATGCCATACCACAGACCGGAAAA ATCGCTAAAGATGCTAAGGAGTGTGTCCAGGAATGTGTAAGTGAATTTATAAGCTTTATAACGTCCGAAGCCAGTGAACGATGTCATCAAGAGAAGCGGAAGACTATCAACGGAGAAGACATTCTATTTGCCATGTCAACTTTAGGATTTGATAGCTATGTGGAACCCTTGAAGCTATATCTTCAGAAGTTCAGAGA GGAGGCAATGAAGGGTGAAAAGGGCATTGGTGGAACGGTTACAACAGATTGCCTTGGCGAGGAACTTACAGAGGAGACGTTCA gttttgaaGCTAACCAATTACCAGCAGGTTTAATAACTACAGATGGACAGCAGCAAAATGTTATGGTTTATACAACATCATATCAACAG ATATCTGGTGTCCAACAAATTCAGTTCTCCTGA
- the NFYB gene encoding nuclear transcription factor Y subunit beta isoform X3, whose amino-acid sequence MDGDSSTTDASQLGISGDYIGGSHYVIQPHDGDTEDSLNDPDDTNGSKESFREQDIYLPIANVARIMKNAIPQTGKIAKDAKECVQECVSEFISFITSEASERCHQEKRKTINGEDILFAMSTLGFDSYVEPLKLYLQKFREEAMKGEKGIGGTVTTDCLGEELTEETFTNQLPAGLITTDGQQQNVMVYTTSYQQISGVQQIQFS is encoded by the exons ATGGATGGTGATAGTTCTACAACAGATGCCTCTCAGTTAGGAATTTCTGGAGACTACATTGGTGGAAGCCATTATGTAATACAACCACATGATG GGGACACAGAAGACAGCTTAAATGACCCAGATGACACAAACGGATCTAAAGAAAGTTTCAGAGAACAAGACATTTATCTTCCAATCGCCAATGTGGCAAGGATAATGAAAAATGCCATACCACAGACCGGAAAA ATCGCTAAAGATGCTAAGGAGTGTGTCCAGGAATGTGTAAGTGAATTTATAAGCTTTATAACGTCCGAAGCCAGTGAACGATGTCATCAAGAGAAGCGGAAGACTATCAACGGAGAAGACATTCTATTTGCCATGTCAACTTTAGGATTTGATAGCTATGTGGAACCCTTGAAGCTATATCTTCAGAAGTTCAGAGA GGAGGCAATGAAGGGTGAAAAGGGCATTGGTGGAACGGTTACAACAGATTGCCTTGGCGAGGAACTTACAGAGGAGACGTTCA CTAACCAATTACCAGCAGGTTTAATAACTACAGATGGACAGCAGCAAAATGTTATGGTTTATACAACATCATATCAACAG ATATCTGGTGTCCAACAAATTCAGTTCTCCTGA
- the NFYB gene encoding nuclear transcription factor Y subunit beta isoform X4 → MDGDSSTTDASQLGISGDYIGGSHYVIQPHDGDTEDSLNDPDDTNGSKESFREQDIYLPIANVARIMKNAIPQTGKIAKDAKECVQECVSEFISFITSEASERCHQEKRKTINGEDILFAMSTLGFDSYVEPLKLYLQKFREAMKGEKGIGGTVTTDCLGEELTEETFTNQLPAGLITTDGQQQNVMVYTTSYQQISGVQQIQFS, encoded by the exons ATGGATGGTGATAGTTCTACAACAGATGCCTCTCAGTTAGGAATTTCTGGAGACTACATTGGTGGAAGCCATTATGTAATACAACCACATGATG GGGACACAGAAGACAGCTTAAATGACCCAGATGACACAAACGGATCTAAAGAAAGTTTCAGAGAACAAGACATTTATCTTCCAATCGCCAATGTGGCAAGGATAATGAAAAATGCCATACCACAGACCGGAAAA ATCGCTAAAGATGCTAAGGAGTGTGTCCAGGAATGTGTAAGTGAATTTATAAGCTTTATAACGTCCGAAGCCAGTGAACGATGTCATCAAGAGAAGCGGAAGACTATCAACGGAGAAGACATTCTATTTGCCATGTCAACTTTAGGATTTGATAGCTATGTGGAACCCTTGAAGCTATATCTTCAGAAGTTCAGAGAG GCAATGAAGGGTGAAAAGGGCATTGGTGGAACGGTTACAACAGATTGCCTTGGCGAGGAACTTACAGAGGAGACGTTCA CTAACCAATTACCAGCAGGTTTAATAACTACAGATGGACAGCAGCAAAATGTTATGGTTTATACAACATCATATCAACAG ATATCTGGTGTCCAACAAATTCAGTTCTCCTGA
- the NFYB gene encoding nuclear transcription factor Y subunit beta isoform X2, giving the protein MDGDSSTTDASQLGISGDYIGGSHYVIQPHDGDTEDSLNDPDDTNGSKESFREQDIYLPIANVARIMKNAIPQTGKIAKDAKECVQECVSEFISFITSEASERCHQEKRKTINGEDILFAMSTLGFDSYVEPLKLYLQKFREAMKGEKGIGGTVTTDCLGEELTEETFSFEANQLPAGLITTDGQQQNVMVYTTSYQQISGVQQIQFS; this is encoded by the exons ATGGATGGTGATAGTTCTACAACAGATGCCTCTCAGTTAGGAATTTCTGGAGACTACATTGGTGGAAGCCATTATGTAATACAACCACATGATG GGGACACAGAAGACAGCTTAAATGACCCAGATGACACAAACGGATCTAAAGAAAGTTTCAGAGAACAAGACATTTATCTTCCAATCGCCAATGTGGCAAGGATAATGAAAAATGCCATACCACAGACCGGAAAA ATCGCTAAAGATGCTAAGGAGTGTGTCCAGGAATGTGTAAGTGAATTTATAAGCTTTATAACGTCCGAAGCCAGTGAACGATGTCATCAAGAGAAGCGGAAGACTATCAACGGAGAAGACATTCTATTTGCCATGTCAACTTTAGGATTTGATAGCTATGTGGAACCCTTGAAGCTATATCTTCAGAAGTTCAGAGAG GCAATGAAGGGTGAAAAGGGCATTGGTGGAACGGTTACAACAGATTGCCTTGGCGAGGAACTTACAGAGGAGACGTTCA gttttgaaGCTAACCAATTACCAGCAGGTTTAATAACTACAGATGGACAGCAGCAAAATGTTATGGTTTATACAACATCATATCAACAG ATATCTGGTGTCCAACAAATTCAGTTCTCCTGA